One segment of Methanolinea mesophila DNA contains the following:
- a CDS encoding DUF3467 domain-containing protein: MAQQPHEIAVNVPQTLDPVYSNMIQIAYKDDEFTFIFLHQIPGINQAKAKAIVSITPRHAKNLLAVLTKTMADYEGKFGKIEQTGAQPAENVTTIRGYS, from the coding sequence ATGGCACAACAACCGCACGAGATCGCGGTGAACGTCCCCCAGACGCTCGACCCGGTCTATTCCAATATGATACAGATCGCCTACAAGGACGACGAGTTCACGTTCATATTCCTCCACCAGATCCCGGGGATCAACCAGGCCAAGGCAAAGGCGATCGTGAGCATCACCCCCCGCCACGCGAAGAACCTCCTTGCGGTGCTCACCAAGACCATGGCAGATTACGAAGGGAAGTTCGGAAAGATCGAGCAGACCGGTGCGCAGCCGGCCGAGAACGTGACCACCATCAGGGGATATTCTTGA
- a CDS encoding CRISPR-associated protein Cas4, with protein sequence MKKKERTEQGLSLSSVITASICPLKLYYGYSPDERALWRHAVCRQVSSHLEHDPVGDTVWEEIQSIYPGIAPEFREYLDHCIAACAALPRGREWSESDVPVRSERLNVFGNIDKMFSSPPFFAVTRSSHAPRAGIYATDRLRVAGYAMCLEEMEGREVTSGIVEYIPDGIVRTCMLQPIDRRRFLAALGSARRVAAGETPSRSRNAPCDRCGHRERCAPRGKRLSDLLG encoded by the coding sequence ATGAAAAAGAAGGAACGAACTGAGCAGGGCTTGTCCTTGTCCTCGGTAATTACCGCTTCGATCTGCCCTCTCAAGTTATATTACGGCTATTCCCCCGATGAACGAGCACTCTGGCGTCATGCCGTCTGCAGGCAGGTCTCGTCCCACCTGGAGCACGACCCCGTGGGGGATACGGTATGGGAGGAGATCCAGTCAATCTATCCCGGGATAGCACCCGAGTTCCGGGAGTACTTGGACCATTGCATCGCCGCCTGTGCGGCCCTGCCCCGCGGGAGAGAGTGGTCGGAGTCGGATGTTCCCGTACGTTCGGAACGGCTGAACGTGTTCGGTAATATTGACAAGATGTTCTCCTCCCCGCCGTTTTTTGCTGTTACCAGGTCTTCCCACGCACCCCGTGCAGGGATCTATGCCACCGACCGGTTGAGGGTGGCCGGCTATGCCATGTGCCTGGAGGAGATGGAGGGAAGGGAAGTAACCTCCGGCATCGTGGAGTATATCCCCGACGGGATCGTGAGGACCTGCATGCTGCAACCCATCGACAGGAGGCGTTTCCTCGCCGCTCTCGGGAGTGCCCGCCGCGTCGCCGCGGGTGAGACGCCGTCCAGGTCCAGAAATGCTCCCTGCGATCGCTGCGGTCACCGGGAGCGGTGTGCTCCCCGGGGAAAAAGACTCTCCGACCTCCTGGGGTGA
- a CDS encoding iron chaperone, translating into MKKTAKETPSPDQKKPVPKADKENGEGAVLEKIATMQDPDRVIGERIHAIIKASAPVLSPKLWYGMPAYTRNGKIVCFFQSAEKFSTRYATLGFLHEANLDEGAMWPVAFAIKEVTNAEEARIAALVKKAVR; encoded by the coding sequence ATGAAAAAAACAGCAAAAGAAACTCCAAGCCCCGATCAAAAGAAGCCCGTCCCTAAAGCAGACAAGGAGAACGGGGAAGGCGCCGTGCTCGAGAAGATTGCCACGATGCAGGATCCGGATCGGGTCATTGGCGAGCGGATCCACGCCATTATCAAGGCCAGCGCGCCCGTCCTCTCGCCAAAGCTCTGGTACGGGATGCCTGCGTATACCAGGAACGGTAAGATCGTCTGCTTCTTCCAGAGCGCGGAAAAGTTCAGTACCCGGTATGCGACCCTCGGCTTTCTGCACGAGGCAAACCTTGACGAAGGCGCAATGTGGCCGGTCGCCTTTGCGATAAAAGAGGTGACTAACGCCGAAGAGGCGAGGATCGCGGCACTCGTGAAGAAAGCGGTGCGCTGA
- a CDS encoding DNA polymerase subunit beta translates to MNAKKPIRLRDFVEDRDGWLYAVSAYDNADRVGCVLRYVPDPRGERSNREGQRYRKLEFEEAYALIASEKPSYSDRIQRVPYEDIRRVFKPEEELPGCARRDRRIGALLEIFGLPPGCMGITGSFLCGLEIGTSDIDLVVYGPTWFSAQETLRTAISKRVVMDLDDEMWHRVYRKRNPETSFDEFMLHEVRKWNRGVIGDTYFDLLYTRSYGELDRMIPGPGEKDGTMTLRAIVTDASLAFDNPAVYLVRHPEISKVLSFTHTYSGQALAGETIEARGVCERHGGEKWLIVGTTREARGEYIRSLTLLEQQKH, encoded by the coding sequence ATGAACGCCAAAAAACCGATACGCCTGCGGGACTTTGTAGAGGACCGGGACGGCTGGCTCTATGCGGTCTCCGCGTACGATAATGCGGACCGGGTGGGGTGCGTGCTCCGGTACGTCCCCGACCCTCGTGGTGAACGAAGCAACCGGGAGGGCCAACGCTACCGGAAACTCGAGTTCGAGGAGGCGTATGCCCTGATCGCATCGGAGAAACCTTCGTATTCAGACCGGATACAGCGGGTCCCCTACGAAGATATCAGGAGGGTGTTCAAGCCGGAGGAAGAGCTTCCCGGTTGTGCACGGAGAGACCGACGGATCGGGGCGCTCCTGGAGATCTTCGGGCTCCCCCCGGGGTGTATGGGGATCACCGGCTCGTTTCTCTGCGGCCTCGAGATCGGGACATCGGACATCGACCTCGTGGTCTATGGCCCCACCTGGTTCTCGGCCCAGGAAACCCTCCGTACGGCGATATCAAAGAGGGTCGTCATGGACCTCGACGACGAGATGTGGCACCGGGTGTACAGGAAGAGAAACCCCGAGACCTCGTTCGATGAGTTCATGCTTCACGAAGTGCGGAAATGGAACCGCGGGGTGATCGGGGACACGTACTTCGACCTGCTTTACACCCGTTCCTACGGCGAGCTGGACCGGATGATCCCCGGACCGGGGGAGAAGGACGGGACGATGACCCTCCGGGCCATAGTCACGGACGCATCGCTTGCTTTTGATAATCCTGCGGTCTACCTGGTGCGACACCCGGAGATCTCGAAGGTCCTGTCTTTCACCCATACCTACAGCGGGCAGGCCCTCGCAGGCGAGACCATCGAGGCCCGGGGCGTATGCGAGCGGCACGGCGGCGAGAAGTGGCTCATCGTAGGGACAACCCGGGAAGCCCGCGGTGAATATATCCGTTCACTGACCCTGCTGGAACAGCAGAAACATTAA
- a CDS encoding L-threonylcarbamoyladenylate synthase: MDIIDRAVQVLRQDGLVVYPTETIYGLGGDALSEEAILKVYEAKQRLLSKPISIAVSSEEMICWVARVDDLAGEFIDRFLPGPVTVILPAKKVIPEMLTVGLGKVGIRFPDHPLALQLIDRFDAPITATSANISGGRDPVTPEECRAPHDLLIDGGRLPGTPSTVVDLTSMEIVRPGAMLEEVAGFLAGAARK, translated from the coding sequence ATGGATATCATCGACAGGGCCGTCCAGGTGCTCCGGCAGGACGGGCTCGTGGTCTATCCCACCGAGACCATTTACGGCCTCGGAGGGGACGCACTCTCCGAAGAGGCAATTTTAAAGGTCTACGAGGCGAAACAGCGTCTCCTCTCGAAGCCCATATCCATCGCGGTCTCGAGCGAAGAGATGATCTGCTGGGTTGCAAGGGTGGACGACCTCGCCGGCGAGTTCATTGACCGGTTCCTTCCCGGGCCTGTCACGGTAATTCTCCCGGCTAAGAAGGTCATCCCCGAGATGCTCACCGTGGGCCTCGGAAAGGTCGGGATCCGGTTCCCGGACCACCCCCTCGCCCTGCAGCTGATCGACCGGTTCGATGCTCCGATCACGGCCACCTCGGCAAATATTTCCGGTGGCCGGGACCCGGTCACCCCGGAGGAATGCCGGGCACCCCACGACCTCCTTATCGACGGGGGGAGACTTCCGGGAACCCCGAGCACCGTGGTCGACCTTACCTCCATGGAGATCGTCAGGCCCGGGGCGATGCTGGAGGAGGTCGCCGGATTCCTGGCCGGAGCTGCAAGGAAATGA
- a CDS encoding Ig-like domain-containing protein, with protein MCEINRRLLLLAGVLTLVLLFSTAPAMASRPTVLTFQAMPDEITAGGFVELSGILKDSSGSGLTAQPVLIEVSNDALTWKTLSIATTRLGNYSAVKTLTDPGYYYFRASYAGNIMYGASASPPALVVVTSPAGPGESTISLEVTPGSVDLGETLTFTGTLANATSMEGLGGQPIFLDYSTDGVSYSILTLLTSDPDGNYTFSQAQYAPGEFWFRARFEGNSMYSGSGSGIADATVNGTPEALATTLTITADPTSVVTGTPVKITGKLTATASGMPIKDQLIFLQVSNNGVNWKPAGLFTTFADGNYTVYQSMVNPGTYYFRAEYQGSDGTYLPSGSGTVMVTVTGKTAKSTMLTAEATPDSIDLGQQVKISGNLTETSGGKGLSGLAVKVYYSTDGSEWKAAGLSAARLGEYQVRHTPSTAGTYYYKAVFSGSVAYSPSESPVVTVEVNGPPPPKATALTVTTDTSNPGIGQMIALQVRLAEEESGTGIGGRTIHLRQSKDGVNYNSGWIFTTYANGNYTFLISLADGGNYFFQATFDGDSSYLASQSQPLQVVVKKQSALTMDISPVVQEENGDYQVTGRLTEALTGNGIGGAEIDIERSADTTNWTEIGFATSLQDGSYQFTGTADEAGTFYYRTEFEGSVPYTESVSNSIGVIVNPTFEE; from the coding sequence ATGTGCGAAATCAACAGGCGACTCCTTCTACTTGCGGGAGTCCTGACTCTGGTCCTTCTCTTCAGTACGGCCCCGGCAATGGCATCACGGCCGACCGTACTGACATTCCAGGCCATGCCGGACGAGATCACCGCCGGCGGGTTCGTGGAGCTCTCGGGAATACTCAAGGATTCTTCCGGATCCGGGCTCACCGCGCAGCCGGTGCTGATCGAGGTATCGAACGATGCGCTCACCTGGAAGACCCTCTCCATTGCGACCACGCGGCTCGGGAATTACTCCGCGGTCAAGACACTTACCGATCCTGGATACTATTATTTCCGGGCGAGTTATGCCGGGAACATCATGTACGGGGCCTCGGCGAGTCCTCCGGCACTCGTTGTGGTGACCTCGCCGGCGGGACCCGGGGAATCGACCATCTCGCTCGAAGTCACTCCCGGTTCGGTTGACCTCGGGGAGACGCTCACGTTCACCGGAACCCTGGCGAACGCCACATCGATGGAGGGCCTCGGCGGGCAGCCGATATTCCTGGACTATTCAACCGACGGGGTAAGCTATTCCATTCTCACGCTGCTGACTTCGGATCCCGATGGAAACTACACCTTCAGCCAGGCCCAGTATGCTCCCGGTGAGTTCTGGTTCAGGGCCAGGTTCGAGGGCAACTCCATGTATTCCGGGTCCGGGAGCGGGATCGCAGACGCGACCGTGAACGGTACCCCGGAGGCCCTCGCCACAACGCTCACGATCACTGCAGATCCGACGAGCGTCGTTACCGGGACGCCCGTGAAGATCACCGGAAAACTTACCGCGACCGCGAGCGGCATGCCGATAAAAGACCAGTTAATCTTCCTACAGGTCTCCAATAACGGGGTGAACTGGAAGCCGGCCGGTCTTTTCACCACCTTCGCAGACGGGAATTATACCGTATACCAGTCCATGGTCAACCCCGGGACGTACTACTTCCGGGCAGAATACCAGGGAAGCGACGGTACCTACCTCCCCTCAGGGAGCGGAACCGTGATGGTGACGGTGACCGGGAAGACGGCGAAGTCGACCATGCTCACCGCAGAGGCAACTCCTGACTCCATCGACCTCGGCCAGCAGGTGAAAATCTCCGGGAACCTCACCGAGACTTCGGGCGGGAAGGGACTCTCCGGCCTCGCGGTGAAAGTCTACTACTCGACCGACGGGTCGGAATGGAAGGCCGCAGGCCTGTCCGCGGCCCGTCTGGGTGAATACCAGGTCAGACATACGCCATCCACGGCCGGAACCTACTATTACAAGGCGGTCTTCTCCGGGAGCGTGGCGTATTCCCCGAGCGAAAGCCCTGTCGTGACGGTTGAGGTCAACGGTCCGCCTCCCCCGAAAGCCACAGCGCTTACCGTAACCACGGATACATCGAACCCCGGGATCGGGCAGATGATCGCCCTTCAGGTAAGGCTCGCGGAAGAGGAGAGCGGCACCGGGATCGGAGGGAGAACCATACACCTCCGCCAGTCCAAGGACGGGGTGAACTATAATTCCGGATGGATATTCACGACCTATGCCAACGGGAATTATACCTTCCTCATTTCGCTCGCAGACGGAGGGAACTACTTCTTCCAGGCGACCTTCGATGGCGACTCTTCGTACCTCGCATCGCAGAGCCAGCCCCTGCAGGTCGTGGTGAAGAAGCAGTCTGCCCTCACCATGGACATATCCCCGGTGGTACAGGAGGAGAACGGTGACTACCAGGTAACCGGAAGGCTGACCGAGGCATTGACCGGGAATGGTATCGGAGGAGCCGAGATCGATATCGAACGATCCGCCGATACCACGAATTGGACCGAGATCGGCTTTGCTACCTCGCTGCAGGACGGAAGTTACCAGTTCACGGGGACTGCAGATGAGGCGGGGACGTTCTATTACAGGACCGAATTCGAAGGATCCGTCCCTTACACCGAATCGGTAAGCAACTCGATAGGGGTTATCGTCAACCCGACGTTCGAGGAATGA
- a CDS encoding HEAT repeat domain-containing protein has product MQDQGEVMRLIRMLRCRDINLRWKAARQLTECGETALEPLLRKIYDDDTGVRLLAIWVLGKIGSSQALGPLRTSAFDEDECIQAASQGAIDRISRRFSTTN; this is encoded by the coding sequence ATGCAAGACCAGGGGGAGGTTATGCGCCTGATCCGCATGCTCAGGTGCCGGGATATCAATCTCCGGTGGAAGGCCGCCCGACAACTTACCGAATGCGGGGAGACCGCGCTCGAGCCGCTGCTCCGGAAGATCTACGATGACGATACCGGAGTCAGGCTGCTCGCCATATGGGTCCTCGGAAAGATCGGGAGCTCGCAGGCACTGGGACCGTTGCGCACCTCTGCGTTCGACGAGGACGAGTGCATCCAGGCCGCGAGCCAGGGAGCGATCGACCGCATATCCCGCCGTTTTTCGACAACGAACTGA
- a CDS encoding transporter substrate-binding domain-containing protein: MKKTLRYGAIAIIVIILMCIFAGCVDRQTAPALASGETIPIRVITEEFPPYNYAGPDGAVTGQSTAVVQEIMRRTGVSYPIEILPLSEGLEAARTGPSTAIYSLAVTPERRDNFTWVGPIGTYTMTFFARNGSGIQVRNIDDIRSSGPVGVVQGDQRVEVLKENRVTDLSFCTNDTECLLRVAAGEEPLWLGSKEGLAYDLAKAGLAPDAVVPVYTLQQTELFIAFSRDTPANVTDGWQQALDSMYKDGTFHQIMDRWQTPASGISPPEVVGSADQDVILAAVTSLTDTTLEGVHSLLRALASTGDVRSGDPAKIVPVLKSVQADNPDILVWYSYPNGTYFTSNGLVSESLADRPYFPTLLSGTEVLGYPVTSRSTGRLSAVIAVPVTEGGAVTGIMGSSVYLDLLTEKIARALPLPPSLEFYALTPDGHYVIHSVEARILQDPALLGNRTSFGRAIQDILHGGNGTVAYDLEGTSWNATYGTSSFTGWKFVVAEPDPVTT, from the coding sequence ATGAAAAAGACACTTCGGTACGGAGCAATCGCGATAATCGTAATTATTCTCATGTGCATCTTTGCGGGCTGCGTGGACCGGCAGACCGCTCCGGCCCTCGCGTCGGGAGAAACCATCCCGATCCGGGTGATCACAGAGGAATTTCCTCCGTATAATTATGCAGGCCCCGACGGAGCCGTGACAGGCCAGTCCACCGCGGTGGTGCAGGAGATCATGCGAAGGACCGGGGTATCGTATCCCATCGAGATCCTTCCCCTCAGCGAGGGTCTCGAGGCTGCCAGGACCGGACCCTCCACCGCCATCTACTCGCTCGCAGTGACCCCGGAGAGAAGAGACAACTTCACCTGGGTGGGGCCAATCGGGACCTACACCATGACATTCTTCGCCAGGAACGGGTCCGGCATCCAGGTCCGGAATATCGACGATATCAGGTCTTCCGGTCCGGTAGGGGTAGTCCAGGGGGACCAGAGAGTGGAAGTGCTGAAAGAGAACCGGGTGACGGACCTCTCGTTCTGCACCAATGACACCGAGTGCCTCCTGCGGGTCGCCGCCGGCGAAGAACCCCTCTGGCTCGGGTCGAAAGAGGGACTGGCATACGACCTCGCGAAGGCCGGACTCGCCCCCGATGCAGTCGTCCCCGTATATACTCTTCAACAGACCGAGCTCTTCATCGCCTTTTCCAGGGATACGCCGGCGAATGTCACTGATGGCTGGCAGCAGGCACTGGACTCGATGTACAAGGACGGCACGTTCCACCAGATCATGGACCGGTGGCAGACACCCGCTTCCGGGATTTCACCGCCGGAGGTGGTCGGATCCGCCGATCAGGACGTAATCCTCGCTGCGGTCACATCCCTCACCGATACGACCCTCGAAGGGGTCCATTCCCTCCTCCGGGCACTGGCCTCCACCGGGGACGTCCGTTCGGGGGATCCCGCAAAAATCGTGCCGGTCCTCAAGTCAGTCCAGGCGGACAACCCTGACATCCTGGTATGGTACTCGTACCCCAACGGGACCTACTTCACCTCGAACGGCCTGGTAAGCGAGAGCCTCGCGGACCGCCCCTACTTCCCCACCCTGCTCTCGGGGACCGAGGTCCTCGGCTATCCGGTGACGAGCAGGTCTACCGGCAGGCTCTCGGCCGTCATTGCGGTCCCGGTCACTGAAGGCGGAGCCGTTACGGGGATCATGGGGTCTTCGGTCTACCTTGACCTGCTGACGGAGAAGATCGCCCGGGCCCTCCCGCTCCCGCCTTCGCTGGAATTCTATGCCCTGACCCCGGACGGTCATTACGTGATACACTCGGTGGAGGCCAGGATCCTCCAGGACCCGGCGCTTCTCGGGAACCGGACCTCCTTCGGGCGGGCAATCCAGGACATACTCCATGGCGGGAATGGCACCGTCGCGTACGACCTGGAAGGAACGTCATGGAATGCCACGTACGGTACTTCCTCCTTCACCGGCTGGAAGTTCGTGGTGGCGGAACCTGATCCGGTTACGACCTGA